One Catenulispora sp. MAP5-51 DNA window includes the following coding sequences:
- a CDS encoding methyltransferase domain-containing protein, which translates to MDHQRAHHYSDHASHHSDHASDHASHHSGHLSGNASDHASDTSVADILDLDAEVLGPYLEELTGWARSHTKAAPHTIVDVGAGTGTGTLALARRFEAAEVIAIDQSPTMLERLRAAAAAHGIAGRLRAVQADLDAGWPPIGTADLAWASSSLHHVADPDRVLADVRAALNPGGLLVVVEMDAMPRFLPEDVHPGLEERCRAAGARNGWNAWPDWTGHLERAGFTVAEQRVFDIDVRPAPPAANRYAHRVMSGMRNRLAEQLSADDVAVLDRLLDPDDTEFVLRRRDLVVRGARTAWAAHRA; encoded by the coding sequence ATGGATCACCAGCGCGCGCACCACTACTCCGACCACGCCTCTCACCACTCGGACCATGCCTCCGACCACGCTTCTCACCACTCGGGCCATCTCTCCGGCAATGCCTCCGACCATGCCTCCGACACCTCTGTCGCCGACATCCTCGACCTCGACGCCGAAGTGCTCGGCCCCTACCTGGAGGAGCTGACCGGCTGGGCCCGCAGCCACACCAAGGCCGCGCCCCACACCATCGTCGACGTCGGCGCGGGCACCGGAACCGGCACCCTGGCCCTGGCCCGCCGCTTCGAGGCGGCCGAGGTGATCGCGATCGACCAGTCGCCGACCATGCTCGAACGCCTCCGGGCCGCGGCCGCCGCGCACGGCATCGCCGGCCGTCTGCGCGCCGTCCAGGCCGACCTCGACGCCGGCTGGCCGCCGATCGGCACCGCCGACCTGGCCTGGGCCTCCTCCTCGCTGCACCACGTCGCCGACCCCGACCGGGTCCTGGCCGACGTCCGCGCCGCGCTGAATCCCGGCGGCCTGCTGGTGGTCGTCGAGATGGACGCCATGCCGCGCTTCCTGCCCGAGGACGTCCATCCCGGCCTGGAAGAACGCTGCCGCGCCGCCGGAGCCCGCAACGGCTGGAACGCCTGGCCGGACTGGACCGGCCATCTGGAACGCGCCGGATTCACCGTCGCCGAGCAGCGCGTCTTCGACATCGATGTCCGTCCGGCGCCGCCGGCCGCCAATCGCTACGCGCACCGCGTCATGAGCGGCATGCGCAATCGCTTGGCCGAGCAGTTGTCGGCCGACGACGTGGCCGTACTGGACCGGCTGCTCGATCCCGACGACACGGAGTTCGTGCTGCGGCGCCGTGACCTGGTGGTCCGCGGCGCGCGCACGGCCTGGGCTGCGCATCGCGCGTAG
- a CDS encoding thymidylate synthase, with protein MPDTQYEDLLHRVLTSGTAKSDRTGVGTRSLFGHQLRYPLQDGFPLITTKKVHFKSVAYELLWFLRGEGNVRWLQEHGVSIWDEWAAEDGDLGPVYGVQWRSWPTPDGRHIDQIAEVLRLLRANPDSRRIIVSAWNVAELENMALPPCHAFFQFYVADGRLSCQLYQRSADMFLGVPFNIASYALLTHMIAAQTGLEVGDLVWTGGDIHIYDNHVEQAELLLTREARPFPTLELKPADSLFDYTYADIAVLGYDPHPAIKAPVAV; from the coding sequence ATGCCCGACACCCAGTACGAAGACCTGCTGCACCGCGTCCTGACCTCGGGGACGGCGAAATCCGACCGGACCGGTGTCGGGACGCGGTCGCTGTTCGGACATCAGCTCCGCTACCCCCTGCAGGACGGCTTCCCGCTCATCACGACGAAGAAGGTCCACTTCAAGTCGGTCGCCTACGAGCTGCTGTGGTTCCTGCGCGGCGAGGGCAACGTGCGCTGGCTGCAGGAGCACGGGGTCTCGATCTGGGACGAGTGGGCCGCCGAGGACGGCGACCTGGGACCGGTGTACGGCGTGCAGTGGCGGTCCTGGCCCACGCCCGACGGCCGGCACATCGACCAGATCGCCGAGGTGCTGCGGCTGCTGCGCGCGAACCCGGACTCGCGGCGCATCATCGTGTCCGCCTGGAACGTCGCGGAACTGGAGAACATGGCGCTGCCGCCGTGCCACGCCTTCTTCCAGTTCTACGTGGCCGACGGCCGCCTGTCCTGCCAGCTCTACCAGCGCAGCGCGGACATGTTCCTGGGCGTGCCGTTCAACATCGCCTCCTACGCGCTGCTCACCCACATGATCGCGGCGCAGACCGGCCTCGAGGTCGGCGACCTGGTGTGGACCGGCGGCGACATCCACATCTACGACAACCACGTCGAGCAGGCGGAGCTGCTGCTCACCCGCGAGGCGCGGCCGTTCCCGACGCTGGAGCTCAAGCCCGCGGACTCGCTGTTCGACTACACCTACGCGGACATCGCAGTGCTCGGATACGACCCGCATCCGGCGATCAAGGCGCCGGTGGCGGTGTGA
- a CDS encoding TetR/AcrR family transcriptional regulator, whose protein sequence is MDTPATSRPLRADAARNRALLLAAAADEFAEHGLEASVADIARRAGVGKGTVFRHFPTKDDLIAAIVLDRVEDLRATCERLLDAEDPGAALLEFLIAAGHQRQQRDLSFLMAAGELKPEVQQAQSALFQAIEDLVARAREHGAVRADVTGTDVFLLMCAPNYVSGYVPDASPDLWRRYLAIIFDGLRPEGAHALPQPAPQL, encoded by the coding sequence GTGGACACCCCAGCGACCAGCCGCCCCCTGCGCGCCGACGCGGCCCGCAACCGCGCGCTGCTGCTCGCCGCGGCCGCCGACGAGTTCGCCGAGCACGGCCTGGAGGCCTCGGTCGCGGACATCGCGCGCCGCGCCGGCGTCGGCAAGGGGACGGTGTTCCGGCACTTCCCGACCAAGGACGACCTGATCGCCGCCATCGTCCTGGACCGGGTGGAGGACCTGCGCGCGACTTGCGAGCGCCTACTGGACGCCGAGGATCCGGGCGCGGCGCTGCTGGAGTTCCTCATCGCGGCCGGCCACCAGCGACAGCAGCGCGATCTGTCGTTCCTGATGGCCGCCGGGGAGCTGAAACCCGAGGTGCAGCAAGCCCAATCGGCGCTGTTCCAAGCAATAGAGGACCTGGTCGCCCGGGCCCGGGAACACGGCGCGGTCCGGGCCGACGTCACCGGCACCGACGTCTTCCTGCTGATGTGCGCGCCGAACTACGTCAGCGGCTACGTGCCGGACGCGTCGCCGGATCTGTGGCGGCGCTACCTGGCGATCATCTTCGACGGGCTGCGGCCGGAGGGCGCGCACGCCCTGCCGCAGCCCGCTCCCCAGCTCTGA
- a CDS encoding NADP-dependent oxidoreductase, whose amino-acid sequence MDAVVDSQQESMKAVVATDYGPPEQYAVAEVPVPRPGPGQMQVRIAAASVNPADVRLPGGEFRDVVDAEFPYIPGVDFAGMVTEIGDGVSAYAVGDEVFGTAVPRVLRAMAGTRPSVGTGAMAEYAVVEADTPLIAHRPDGLAAPDAAALATAGQAALAISKAADVQPGERVLVVGATGGVGTALLPLLAAAKAQVIATATETDADVMVGLGATEVIGYQEAGYPADVDVAINVVLPGDGLAGVAAALRPGGRLVTITFPITTPELIRRDDVELRFILDMDGELASMRDVGEAGARGELRATIARRYSLDEGPQACADFLREHTLGKRVVVL is encoded by the coding sequence GTGGACGCAGTAGTGGACAGCCAGCAGGAATCGATGAAAGCCGTCGTCGCCACCGACTACGGCCCGCCGGAGCAGTACGCGGTCGCCGAGGTGCCGGTGCCGCGACCCGGACCAGGACAGATGCAGGTACGGATCGCCGCGGCCTCGGTCAACCCGGCCGACGTGCGGCTGCCCGGCGGGGAGTTCCGCGACGTGGTCGACGCCGAGTTCCCTTACATCCCCGGCGTCGACTTCGCCGGGATGGTGACCGAGATCGGCGACGGCGTCAGCGCCTACGCGGTCGGGGACGAGGTGTTCGGTACGGCGGTCCCCAGGGTGCTGCGCGCCATGGCCGGGACGCGGCCGTCGGTGGGGACCGGTGCGATGGCCGAGTACGCCGTCGTCGAGGCGGACACGCCGCTGATCGCGCACCGTCCCGACGGCCTGGCCGCCCCGGACGCCGCGGCGCTGGCCACCGCCGGCCAGGCCGCGCTGGCCATTTCGAAGGCCGCGGACGTCCAGCCGGGGGAGCGGGTGCTCGTCGTCGGAGCGACCGGCGGCGTGGGGACTGCGCTGCTGCCGCTGCTCGCCGCCGCGAAGGCCCAAGTGATCGCCACAGCGACGGAGACTGATGCCGACGTGATGGTCGGGCTCGGCGCGACGGAGGTCATCGGCTATCAGGAGGCCGGCTACCCGGCCGATGTGGACGTCGCGATCAACGTGGTGCTGCCGGGCGACGGCCTGGCCGGGGTGGCCGCGGCGCTGCGTCCCGGTGGCAGGCTCGTGACGATCACGTTCCCGATCACCACGCCGGAGCTGATCCGGCGCGACGACGTCGAGCTGCGGTTCATCCTCGACATGGACGGCGAACTGGCCTCGATGCGCGACGTCGGGGAAGCTGGCGCGCGCGGGGAACTGCGCGCCACGATCGCGCGCCGGTACAGCCTGGACGAGGGACCGCAGGCGTGTGCCGACTTCCTGCGGGAGCACACGCTGGGCAAGCGGGTCGTGGTTCTCTAG